In one window of Chryseobacterium phocaeense DNA:
- the ppk1 gene encoding polyphosphate kinase 1, whose protein sequence is MSVHFNPRDITWLAFNERVLQEAMDENVPLHLRIRFLGIFSNNLDEFFRVRVAGLKRAMDFKEKVIAESFYQPPSKILQRINEIVIKQQQNFDKTWKHIQSEMAGHKVSIKNSKNLTAKQKEFVRQYFDDVVESNVIPILLHENTPMPYLRDKSLYLGVAMRKKDWQYSSNYAIIEIPSRFVGRFVLLPTEDPEEKNVMLLEDVITFNLPHIFSYFGYDEFAANAFKVTKDAELELDNDIRTNFAEKIEKGLKNRRKGKPTRFVFDKDMDKALLELLIRKLNLTKKDSIIPGGKIHNFKHFMDFPDVFEKYERPVERTSFTHQAFEHGERVTDVILKDDVLLTFPYHKYNPVIDLLREAAMDPDVKSIQITAYRLASSSKISNALIYAARNGKEVTVMLELQARFDEESNLQWKEMFEPEGINVLVGLPNKKVHAKLCIIKKRSHNKTIQYGFVSTGNFNEKTARIYGDHLLMTSDRGIMADINKVFNVLKKPKEDYLTVLKTCKNLMVCPQFMREKIVHHIDKEIEEAKAGRKAEIIVKVNSMSDRSLIEKLYEAAHAGVVTKAIVRGIYCAVNQKEFKEKIKAISIVDEYLEHARVMYFYNKGAEDMYISSADWMTRNLDYRIEAAAKITDKQLKKELKDILDIQLRDNVKARILDKKLSNEYVRNDKKECRSQLETYTYLKAKTSKK, encoded by the coding sequence ATGTCAGTACACTTTAATCCGCGAGATATTACATGGCTTGCTTTTAATGAAAGAGTTTTACAGGAAGCCATGGACGAAAATGTCCCTTTACATTTAAGAATACGTTTCCTGGGAATCTTTTCCAATAATTTAGATGAATTTTTCAGGGTGCGTGTAGCCGGATTAAAGCGTGCCATGGATTTTAAAGAAAAAGTGATCGCTGAATCTTTTTACCAGCCGCCTTCAAAGATCCTTCAGCGGATTAATGAAATCGTGATCAAACAGCAGCAGAATTTCGATAAGACCTGGAAGCATATCCAGTCTGAAATGGCCGGGCACAAGGTTTCTATCAAAAATTCTAAAAACCTGACCGCCAAACAGAAGGAATTCGTAAGACAATATTTTGATGATGTAGTGGAATCCAATGTAATTCCTATCCTGCTCCATGAAAATACTCCCATGCCTTATTTAAGGGATAAAAGCCTTTATCTGGGTGTCGCCATGAGAAAGAAAGACTGGCAGTATTCCAGCAATTATGCCATTATTGAAATCCCGTCGCGTTTTGTAGGAAGATTTGTCCTGCTGCCAACGGAAGATCCGGAAGAAAAAAACGTCATGCTGCTTGAGGATGTCATCACCTTTAACCTTCCGCATATTTTCTCTTATTTCGGCTATGACGAATTCGCAGCCAATGCTTTTAAAGTAACCAAAGATGCGGAGCTTGAGCTGGACAATGATATCCGGACCAATTTTGCAGAAAAAATAGAAAAGGGGCTTAAAAACAGAAGAAAAGGAAAGCCTACCCGGTTTGTTTTCGATAAGGATATGGACAAAGCCTTACTGGAGCTTCTGATCCGGAAATTAAATTTAACGAAAAAAGACAGTATTATTCCCGGCGGGAAAATTCACAATTTCAAACACTTCATGGATTTCCCTGATGTTTTTGAAAAATATGAAAGGCCAGTGGAAAGAACTTCTTTTACTCATCAGGCTTTCGAGCATGGTGAAAGAGTGACGGATGTTATTTTAAAAGATGATGTTCTTCTCACCTTCCCTTATCATAAATACAATCCTGTTATTGATCTTCTGCGTGAAGCAGCTATGGATCCCGATGTGAAATCCATACAGATCACGGCCTATCGCCTCGCCAGCAGTTCAAAAATCAGCAATGCTTTGATTTATGCGGCCAGAAACGGTAAGGAAGTTACGGTAATGCTGGAACTTCAGGCAAGGTTTGATGAGGAATCCAATCTGCAGTGGAAAGAAATGTTCGAGCCTGAAGGAATCAATGTTCTGGTAGGTCTTCCGAATAAAAAAGTACACGCCAAACTTTGCATCATTAAGAAAAGGTCGCACAATAAAACCATTCAGTACGGATTCGTAAGTACCGGGAATTTCAACGAAAAAACAGCGAGAATTTACGGTGACCATTTGCTGATGACTTCGGACCGCGGGATTATGGCAGATATCAATAAAGTATTCAATGTTCTCAAAAAGCCGAAAGAGGATTATCTTACAGTTCTGAAAACCTGCAAAAATTTAATGGTCTGTCCACAGTTTATGCGTGAAAAGATCGTACACCATATCGATAAGGAAATAGAAGAAGCCAAAGCAGGAAGAAAGGCTGAAATCATCGTGAAAGTGAACTCAATGAGCGACAGGTCACTTATTGAAAAGCTGTACGAAGCCGCTCATGCAGGGGTTGTAACAAAAGCAATTGTAAGAGGAATCTACTGTGCCGTAAATCAGAAGGAATTTAAGGAAAAAATAAAAGCAATAAGTATTGTAGACGAATACCTTGAACATGCCCGTGTCATGTACTTTTACAATAAAGGCGCGGAAGACATGTACATCTCGTCTGCAGACTGGATGACGCGGAATCTTGACTACAGAATTGAGGCGGCAGCGAAGATCACAGACAAGCAACTCAAAAAAGAATTGAAAGATATTCTGGACATTCAGTTGAGAGATAACGTAAAAGCTCGTATTTTAGACAAAAAATTGAGCAACGAGTATGTCAGGAATGATAAAAAGGAATGCCGTTCTCAATTAGAAACCTATACATATTTAAAAGCTAAAACAAGCAAGAAATGA
- a CDS encoding Ppx/GppA phosphatase family protein, with protein sequence MKIAAIDIGSNAARLLINEVKISNKKPEFIKLNLLRIPLRLGMDVFTMGMIGEEREKMVIDSMKIFSDLMKIYKVDHYRACATSAMRDASNGDDIIRSVRETSGINIEIISGDEEATLVYENHVAEGLDKEFAYLYIDVGGGSTELTFYENGKMVYEKSFNIGTIRLLNNLVSAQNWQEMKDEIKKNIVSKKPIVAIGSGGNINKVFSMSKTKDGKPMTLSHLKKVYKEFNELSVEERMTKYTLREDRADVLVHALRIFNNVMSWSDISRIFVPKISVADGLIHNIYSQLHERK encoded by the coding sequence ATGAAGATCGCAGCGATAGACATAGGAAGCAACGCCGCCAGACTTCTGATCAATGAAGTAAAGATCAGCAACAAAAAACCTGAATTTATAAAACTTAATCTTTTAAGAATCCCACTGAGGCTCGGTATGGACGTGTTCACGATGGGTATGATTGGGGAGGAAAGAGAAAAAATGGTCATCGATTCGATGAAGATCTTCAGTGACCTTATGAAAATCTATAAAGTGGATCATTACAGGGCATGTGCCACCAGCGCGATGCGTGATGCCTCGAATGGGGATGACATCATCCGCTCGGTTCGGGAAACTTCAGGAATCAATATAGAAATCATCTCCGGGGATGAAGAAGCAACACTGGTCTATGAAAATCACGTTGCAGAAGGCCTGGACAAAGAATTTGCCTACCTGTACATTGATGTGGGAGGAGGTTCTACAGAACTTACTTTTTACGAAAACGGAAAAATGGTTTATGAAAAGTCTTTCAATATTGGAACCATCAGACTTCTGAATAATCTCGTGTCAGCCCAAAACTGGCAGGAAATGAAAGATGAAATAAAAAAGAATATTGTCAGCAAAAAACCTATTGTTGCTATTGGTTCCGGAGGAAATATCAACAAAGTTTTTTCCATGAGCAAAACCAAGGACGGAAAACCGATGACACTTTCCCATCTAAAAAAGGTCTACAAAGAATTCAATGAACTTTCTGTAGAGGAAAGAATGACCAAATATACACTCAGAGAAGACAGGGCCGACGTTCTTGTGCACGCCCTGCGGATCTTTAATAATGTAATGTCATGGTCTGATATCAGCAGGATTTTTGTTCCGAAAATCTCGGTAGCAGACGGACTGATCCATAATATCTACAGCCAGCTGCACGAAAGGAAATAA
- a CDS encoding NAD-dependent epimerase/dehydratase family protein produces the protein MNPIKIILTGATGMVGEGVLMECLENPNVSEVLSVSRKPSGKTHAKLKEYLVPDFLSISPDDENLKGYDACFFCAGISSVGMNEEEYTKITYDTTLCFAQAVLKQNPDMVFNYVSGASTDSTESGKQMWARVKGRTENALRKLGFRNAFNFRPGFMKPVEGQIHVKWFFKPIIWLFPVVLPSKSLTLHEVGRAMINAVHRGYPTSTLEIRDIKNLAI, from the coding sequence ATGAATCCAATCAAAATAATTCTTACAGGAGCAACCGGTATGGTAGGTGAAGGTGTTTTAATGGAATGCCTTGAAAACCCTAATGTTTCAGAGGTATTAAGTGTCAGCAGAAAACCTTCGGGAAAAACGCATGCCAAGCTTAAAGAATACCTGGTTCCGGATTTTCTGTCCATCAGCCCTGATGATGAAAACCTGAAAGGATATGATGCCTGTTTTTTCTGTGCAGGCATCAGCAGCGTAGGAATGAATGAAGAAGAATATACGAAGATCACCTACGATACTACCCTTTGTTTTGCACAGGCGGTTTTAAAGCAAAATCCGGACATGGTTTTTAACTATGTGTCAGGGGCATCTACCGACAGTACAGAAAGCGGAAAACAGATGTGGGCAAGAGTAAAAGGCCGGACTGAAAATGCTTTGAGAAAGCTGGGCTTCAGAAATGCGTTCAATTTCAGACCTGGATTTATGAAACCCGTTGAAGGTCAGATTCATGTAAAATGGTTCTTCAAACCAATTATTTGGTTATTTCCCGTTGTATTACCTTCAAAATCACTAACTTTACACGAAGTTGGCAGAGCAATGATCAACGCGGTACACAGAGGCTATCCTACGTCTACTTTAGAAATTAGGGACATTAAAAATTTAGCGATATGA
- a CDS encoding choice-of-anchor I family protein, protein MTNNYLLKGSVIAAFFLQGGLFGQTLIHYWNFNNNTSAAAVTAPSSTLVSGSLAAVAGGTSEIDFAGGTGQNFNIENLNARNGDASGTHLRFNNPIGGALQFNIPTTGYNNAVVKFTTRRSGQGAGTQSWSYSTDGSTFIPYQTVNPQDANPQLVTFDFSAVPGVSNNPNFKLKVEFSATGGGTGGNNRFDNFTVDATATGGTDTTPPTTTYLPAPNTNNASTSVHPSISFNENVRLKDNSAINDSNAQNLVEFRLGNASGTQVPFTTTFSNNKITAIPATALIPGQTYYLALKPDMVEDFSDNAVTAITSSTFTTAGTTISLDKNFIKVNENAGTLAFKINVTNPSAASVQLVVKSAPFSTADSSDFTLANQTINITPSETSYTVNIPITDDTLEEQQAEYFALSLENPTGATISGDNTATVYIVDNDKPAPVPSGQIQLNYLASFDPSGNNNSSTEIVVHDPASQKLFTISSLTDVFDIIDFTNPAALSVVRTVNMAPYGGITSIAVKNGIIATASPNANPQQNGSVVFFDINGNFLKQVTVGALPDMVAFSPDGTKVITANEGEPNDAYTVDPEGTISIIDISGGIGNLTQAHVTTLNFNNFDSQVAALTATGLRKVRTNNTLSQDLEPEYITISADSQKAWVTLQENNAVAEINLATKTISGIWGLGKKDMSIPGNGFDASDNNGEVLIANWPVKAYYIPDAVQNYKVGATNYIVTANEGDEKDLSGYSERTTVGANTYTLDPVLFPQANVLKASYNLGRFRVSSATGNTDADTDFEEIAALGARSFSIFNADTKQLVYDSGDRFERYIAAYHPLIFNADNEANGAKNRSRAKGPEPEGVALATIAGQTYAFITLERTGGVMVYNITDPNNPTFTDYKHSRSTSAYGGDNGPEGITYIAPENTTTGKGYVVIANEISGTLSMYEVNSSPTLGTGEVKTEKATFNVFPNPVAKGNTLYFNRAQDYELYDMSGKMLGKEKNALTIDTSRLSTGVYIVKTSEGHLKRVIVK, encoded by the coding sequence ATGACCAACAACTATCTATTAAAAGGATCTGTCATAGCCGCATTCTTTCTTCAGGGCGGGCTTTTCGGACAGACACTGATCCATTACTGGAATTTTAACAATAATACCTCTGCAGCAGCTGTTACTGCCCCTTCTTCCACTTTAGTCAGCGGATCACTTGCTGCCGTAGCGGGAGGAACCAGCGAAATAGATTTTGCCGGCGGTACCGGGCAGAATTTTAATATAGAAAATTTAAATGCCCGTAACGGAGATGCTTCGGGGACTCATTTAAGATTCAATAATCCAATTGGGGGTGCATTACAGTTTAATATTCCCACGACAGGTTATAATAATGCGGTTGTAAAATTCACCACCAGAAGATCCGGACAGGGTGCCGGGACGCAGAGCTGGTCTTATTCAACGGATGGAAGTACTTTTATACCGTATCAGACCGTTAATCCGCAGGATGCCAATCCTCAGCTGGTTACTTTTGATTTTTCAGCAGTTCCGGGAGTTTCCAATAATCCCAATTTCAAACTGAAAGTAGAGTTTTCTGCTACAGGAGGTGGAACAGGTGGAAACAACCGTTTTGATAATTTCACTGTAGATGCCACCGCCACAGGAGGAACAGATACTACCCCTCCAACTACCACTTATCTTCCCGCTCCCAACACAAATAATGCTTCAACTTCTGTACATCCTTCTATTTCTTTCAATGAAAATGTAAGGCTTAAAGATAATTCCGCGATCAACGATTCTAATGCACAAAACCTGGTAGAATTCCGTCTTGGAAATGCTTCAGGTACTCAGGTTCCCTTCACTACTACATTCAGCAATAACAAAATCACTGCAATTCCTGCAACAGCCCTTATTCCGGGGCAAACCTATTATCTCGCTCTTAAACCTGATATGGTTGAAGATTTTAGTGATAATGCGGTTACTGCCATTACATCCAGCACCTTTACAACAGCCGGAACAACTATTTCTCTGGATAAAAACTTCATCAAGGTCAATGAAAATGCAGGAACACTGGCCTTCAAAATCAATGTTACCAATCCGTCGGCTGCCAGTGTACAGCTTGTGGTAAAATCTGCACCGTTCAGTACAGCAGACAGCAGCGATTTCACTCTGGCCAACCAGACCATCAATATTACCCCATCCGAAACAAGTTATACGGTAAATATTCCCATCACTGATGATACTCTCGAGGAACAGCAGGCAGAATATTTTGCGCTAAGCCTTGAAAATCCAACCGGAGCAACGATTTCCGGCGATAATACGGCAACCGTTTATATTGTAGATAATGACAAACCGGCTCCGGTTCCTTCGGGACAGATTCAGCTGAATTATCTCGCAAGCTTTGATCCTTCCGGAAATAATAACAGTTCTACAGAAATTGTAGTTCATGACCCGGCCAGCCAGAAATTATTTACCATCAGCTCACTTACAGACGTTTTTGATATTATTGATTTCACGAATCCGGCTGCCCTGTCTGTGGTTAGAACCGTAAATATGGCTCCATATGGAGGAATCACCAGTATTGCCGTTAAAAACGGTATCATTGCTACGGCTTCACCCAATGCAAATCCTCAGCAGAATGGTTCTGTAGTCTTTTTCGACATCAACGGGAATTTCCTGAAGCAGGTCACTGTAGGTGCGCTTCCGGATATGGTAGCTTTCAGTCCTGACGGAACCAAAGTAATCACAGCCAATGAAGGTGAACCAAATGATGCATACACCGTAGATCCTGAAGGAACCATCAGTATCATTGATATTTCAGGAGGTATCGGAAACCTGACACAAGCTCATGTCACTACCCTTAATTTTAATAATTTTGATTCCCAGGTAGCTGCTTTAACTGCAACAGGATTGAGAAAGGTAAGAACAAACAACACCCTTTCCCAGGATCTGGAACCTGAATATATCACAATAAGTGCAGACAGCCAGAAAGCGTGGGTAACCCTTCAGGAAAACAATGCAGTTGCTGAAATTAATTTAGCCACCAAAACCATCAGCGGAATATGGGGACTGGGTAAAAAAGATATGAGCATTCCGGGCAACGGTTTTGATGCTTCGGATAATAATGGTGAAGTATTGATCGCAAACTGGCCTGTAAAAGCCTATTATATTCCTGATGCAGTTCAGAATTACAAGGTAGGTGCCACCAACTACATTGTAACGGCCAATGAAGGAGATGAAAAAGATCTTTCCGGATATAGCGAAAGAACAACGGTAGGCGCTAATACCTATACTCTTGACCCTGTTTTATTCCCTCAGGCAAATGTTTTAAAAGCCTCTTATAATTTAGGAAGATTCAGGGTTTCAAGTGCAACAGGAAATACGGATGCGGATACAGATTTTGAAGAAATTGCAGCTTTAGGAGCACGTTCATTCTCTATTTTCAATGCAGATACAAAACAGTTGGTATATGACAGCGGCGACCGTTTTGAAAGGTATATTGCAGCTTACCATCCTCTGATATTCAATGCTGATAATGAGGCTAACGGTGCTAAGAACAGAAGCCGTGCAAAAGGTCCTGAACCGGAAGGGGTTGCTCTGGCGACTATCGCCGGCCAGACTTACGCATTCATTACCTTGGAAAGAACAGGGGGCGTGATGGTTTACAATATTACGGACCCTAATAACCCTACGTTTACAGATTATAAGCACTCACGTTCTACATCCGCTTACGGCGGCGATAATGGTCCTGAAGGGATTACCTATATCGCTCCGGAAAATACCACCACAGGAAAAGGCTATGTAGTTATTGCGAATGAGATCAGCGGAACCTTATCAATGTATGAAGTTAATTCTTCACCTACATTAGGAACCGGTGAAGTAAAAACAGAGAAAGCAACATTCAACGTATTCCCTAATCCTGTAGCAAAAGGAAATACGCTTTATTTCAACAGGGCCCAGGATTATGAGCTTTATGATATGTCCGGTAAAATGCTTGGAAAGGAGAAAAATGCTTTAACAATAGATACGTCCAGACTTTCTACGGGTGTTTATATTGTAAAAACTTCTGAAGGGCATCTGAAGAGGGTTATTGTAAAATAG
- a CDS encoding tail fiber domain-containing protein gives MKQFFTPLFLLAIGICSPLVAQMGVQTSNPQGVFHIDALKDNPVTGAPAPAQLANDVLVTSTGAVGIGATPRTKLEVFGPVGLVGGTFPNTTNLAAIGWNIIESGVGFNEYVNYRGTGNGGHRFYSLTSGTPTLSNSLSYLNINGQWSAAEFNPTSDIRLKRNIKPVESGLDVILKLRPVSYEKKTNLESTEYNTKEIGFIAQEIRKVIPDVVKEANDADKLLSVNYDSLVPVLTKAIQELNAKVDELTAKVQKLESENTKLKKQH, from the coding sequence ATGAAACAATTCTTTACTCCCCTCTTCCTTTTAGCAATAGGGATCTGCTCACCGTTGGTGGCACAAATGGGTGTTCAAACATCAAATCCGCAAGGCGTATTTCATATAGACGCTCTAAAAGATAATCCTGTCACAGGAGCACCCGCACCGGCGCAATTAGCCAATGACGTCCTTGTTACTTCAACAGGAGCTGTAGGCATTGGAGCCACCCCAAGAACTAAACTGGAAGTGTTCGGACCGGTTGGCCTGGTAGGAGGGACATTTCCCAACACCACGAACCTGGCTGCAATTGGCTGGAATATTATTGAATCAGGTGTTGGCTTTAATGAGTATGTCAATTACAGAGGAACGGGGAACGGAGGGCACCGGTTTTACAGCCTTACTTCCGGAACACCTACTTTGAGCAATTCCCTTTCATACTTAAATATAAACGGTCAATGGTCTGCAGCAGAATTCAATCCTACGTCTGACATTCGCTTAAAAAGAAATATCAAGCCTGTAGAAAGTGGCCTTGACGTTATTCTGAAACTCCGTCCGGTAAGCTATGAGAAAAAAACCAATCTTGAGTCTACAGAATACAACACAAAAGAAATAGGGTTTATTGCACAGGAGATCCGCAAAGTTATTCCTGATGTGGTAAAGGAAGCCAATGATGCGGATAAACTACTGTCGGTAAATTATGATTCATTAGTTCCCGTATTAACAAAGGCCATTCAGGAACTTAATGCTAAAGTGGATGAACTTACTGCTAAAGTTCAGAAACTTGAATCTGAAAACACAAAATTGAAGAAGCAGCATTAA
- a CDS encoding flotillin family protein: MAIPGTLILTLVIVLVLFVTFLALISRYKRCPSDKILVIYGKTGGSSAKCIHGGGAFVWPVIQDYAYLDLKPISIEANLTNALSRQNIRVDVPCRFTIAISTEPDSMGNAAERLLGLSQEQIQELSKDILFGQLRLVIATMTIEEINSDRDKFLDNISKNVDTELKKIGLKLINVNVTDIRDESGYIEALGKEAAAKAINEAIISVAEQTKIGETGKAIADREKDTQIAETQRDRDVKIAITQKDKEISIAAAIKDESIGKAEAEKESRIATSLANSIAVKGENEAKITIANSDAERREKEAEALRIATAAEKVQAAKSLEESYLAEQKAEAARAERERSTQQANIVVHAEIAKQKAIIDAQAEAEKIRLQAKGEADAIFAKMEAEAKGLYEILTKQAEGYDKIVQAAGGDTNSAFQLLLIEKLPELVKTQVEAVKNIKIDKVTVWDSGNGQDGNTSTANFVSGMMKTVPPLNDLFNMAGLDLPTYLKGKSEEVKKEIITIPEKKEKKNFDDMTGEATPKA, from the coding sequence ATGGCAATACCAGGAACTCTTATTCTTACATTAGTTATAGTACTTGTACTGTTCGTCACATTTTTAGCTCTTATTTCGAGGTACAAAAGATGTCCTTCCGACAAAATTTTGGTTATTTACGGTAAAACGGGTGGCAGCTCTGCAAAATGTATCCACGGTGGTGGTGCTTTTGTGTGGCCGGTGATCCAGGATTATGCCTATCTTGACCTTAAACCGATCTCTATTGAAGCTAATCTTACCAATGCTCTTTCCAGGCAGAATATCCGTGTAGATGTACCGTGTAGATTTACCATTGCGATTTCTACAGAACCGGATTCTATGGGAAATGCAGCTGAAAGACTATTAGGATTGTCACAGGAGCAGATCCAGGAGCTTTCGAAAGATATTCTTTTCGGACAGCTGCGTTTGGTAATTGCGACGATGACCATTGAAGAGATTAACTCAGACCGGGATAAATTCTTAGATAATATTTCTAAAAACGTAGACACGGAATTAAAGAAGATCGGTTTAAAGCTAATCAACGTTAACGTAACGGATATCAGAGACGAATCCGGATATATTGAGGCGCTAGGTAAAGAAGCAGCTGCGAAAGCAATTAACGAAGCCATCATCAGTGTAGCAGAGCAGACCAAGATCGGGGAAACCGGGAAAGCGATTGCAGACCGTGAAAAAGATACCCAGATTGCAGAAACGCAGCGAGACAGGGATGTAAAAATTGCCATCACGCAAAAAGATAAAGAGATCAGTATTGCAGCAGCCATAAAAGATGAATCTATCGGTAAGGCAGAAGCGGAAAAAGAATCCAGAATTGCCACTTCATTAGCAAACTCTATCGCTGTAAAAGGGGAGAACGAAGCTAAGATTACCATTGCGAACTCAGATGCCGAAAGAAGAGAAAAAGAAGCGGAAGCATTAAGAATTGCAACGGCCGCAGAGAAAGTTCAGGCTGCAAAATCCTTGGAAGAATCTTACCTAGCAGAACAAAAAGCAGAAGCTGCAAGAGCGGAAAGAGAACGTTCCACCCAACAGGCGAATATTGTAGTACACGCAGAGATTGCAAAACAGAAAGCCATTATCGATGCTCAGGCGGAAGCTGAAAAAATCAGATTACAGGCCAAAGGGGAAGCTGACGCTATTTTCGCAAAAATGGAAGCCGAAGCAAAAGGTCTTTATGAAATCTTGACCAAGCAGGCTGAAGGTTACGATAAGATAGTTCAGGCTGCCGGAGGGGATACCAACAGTGCCTTCCAGCTACTGTTAATTGAGAAACTTCCTGAATTGGTTAAAACCCAGGTAGAAGCGGTTAAAAACATTAAGATTGATAAGGTAACAGTTTGGGACAGTGGAAACGGACAGGACGGAAATACCTCCACCGCCAATTTTGTTTCCGGAATGATGAAAACGGTTCCGCCTTTAAATGATCTGTTTAATATGGCCGGACTGGATTTGCCCACGTACCTGAAAGGGAAATCTGAAGAAGTAAAAAAAGAAATTATCACCATTCCCGAGAAAAAGGAAAAGAAAAATTTTGATGATATGACCGGAGAAGCAACTCCGAAAGCATAG
- a CDS encoding NfeD family protein — MFEFLQNMEPLQQGFWYTAIAASFIFLIQTVLTFVGGSHGDIDHADFSGDSHADSPFQLFSFRNLINFLLGFGWSGVAFYNSIGSKTLLIFISAAVGIGFIFLFFILILQIMKLTEDNTFKLENLIGRSGEVYLTIPSDMSGKGKITISVNGTSHELQAMTEEKENIPSGHSVRVLYIYDKILVVTKI; from the coding sequence ATGTTTGAATTTCTACAAAATATGGAACCGCTTCAGCAGGGGTTCTGGTATACGGCCATAGCAGCCAGCTTTATTTTCTTAATTCAAACGGTTCTTACTTTTGTCGGGGGAAGCCATGGAGATATTGATCACGCTGATTTCAGTGGAGACAGCCATGCCGACAGCCCTTTTCAGTTGTTTTCTTTCAGGAATCTTATTAATTTTCTTTTAGGGTTTGGATGGAGTGGTGTTGCGTTTTATAATTCAATAGGCAGCAAAACTCTTCTGATCTTTATTTCGGCAGCTGTAGGAATAGGATTTATATTCCTGTTCTTTATCCTCATTCTTCAGATCATGAAACTTACGGAAGACAATACCTTCAAGCTTGAAAACCTGATCGGCAGAAGTGGCGAGGTTTATCTTACTATTCCTTCCGATATGAGCGGTAAAGGAAAAATCACGATTTCAGTGAATGGTACCAGCCATGAGCTGCAGGCGATGACGGAGGAGAAGGAAAATATTCCTTCCGGACATTCCGTGAGGGTTCTGTACATTTACGACAAGATTCTTGTGGTTACAAAAATTTAA
- a CDS encoding NifU family protein → METNITHEDTVTRVMEALESIRPFLNKDGGDIELIDVKDNQVFVKLLGNCSGCSLNFSTLKLGVENTIKQHAPEIEKVINVE, encoded by the coding sequence ATGGAAACAAATATAACACACGAAGATACAGTAACGAGAGTAATGGAAGCTCTGGAAAGCATCAGACCATTTCTGAACAAGGATGGTGGCGATATCGAGCTTATTGACGTGAAGGATAACCAGGTTTTTGTAAAACTTCTGGGTAACTGTTCCGGATGTTCGCTGAATTTTTCAACCCTGAAACTAGGGGTAGAAAATACCATTAAGCAACATGCTCCGGAAATTGAAAAAGTAATCAATGTAGAGTAA